ACTGTTACACTATATTTTTCTCCTTTATCACGATTTTCCTTTTTAAACTCTTTAAATAATTGAAAGAAATCAGGCCAAGAGTTTAAATAGTCTTCAGTTATTGAAGGAATATAAGCTGAGTCATTATTGTATGAAGGCGGTTTTGATTCAATTTTCCCTAATGAACCTTTGTCGAATTTTAGTTTTATTCTTTTGCCAAAAGCTTTCTTATTTGACTTTACAAATTCATATTCTGCATTTGTCTTTGATTCAGGCCAAATAAATCCTGAACGTTCCAAGTCAACAAGAACTTCTGTTGTCAATTTTTGAACGTTTTTATCTATTTCATTAAGAATTGGGGCAAAGTATTCTTCAAATTGTCTAACTAATTTTTTTCCTTGCTGATTAGACTTTGAAAACTCAAAAAATGTAGAGGCTTCTATATTATCAAATAGCCCAAAACTTGTCAAGTTTGAAGAACCCGTAATAAAGCGATAATTGTGCTTGCCTTGAAAAAAATAGATTTTTGGGTGAAACATTATTTGGTCGCTTGTACAGAAAATCCAAGTGTCAATGTTATTATCGATTAAAAATTGAAGAGCTTCTCTCGAAGTTCCTTTTGGTACAATTCCAAGATAGAATTTTATTGATTTAAATTTTTTAGAAGCTTCGAGCAATTCTTTCTTAATTCGGTTTATTCCCGACATTTTCGTAAAAGCAGAGAACCCAACAAAAGAGTAGTAGTCATCATTTTTGAACGAATCAATCATATAGTGTCCAACCGTATTGGTATGGTCTTTATGTAGTCCGTGTCCTAAAAATTCAACTCTCATTTAATTTTTTTATATGCACCATAAGTCATAGATAAGTGGAGTTTCAATACGTCGGCAAGCTCAGCACAAGTTTCATTTATCGGTTGCTAACGAATTTCGTTGATTCTAAATTAGTTTTCAAGTGTTTCTTACAGGACTTGTACGAAAGTTTTTAACAGGATAGGCTTGGGTTTTGCTCATTTACAATGAGTATTAGTCCTAAAGGAGGGCCAATTGGGGTACTTATTCTTCATCTTTTAAATTACTTTTTACAAAGTCCAAAGCATCTGACATTGAATTGGCCACACATGTTTTGTTATGCGCCCCATCAGTAACCCTAAATTCGTGTTCCACCTTCTTTTTATGGAACACTACATGCAGTTCGGCGTTAGGAAGGGAGTGAAAATCATTATCGCAGGTCTGGATATACCACTTTTTGCGTTTCAGTATTTCCGCATCAATTTTTTCAGCAATGTAGCGTGGGTTGTTATTCATATAGACCTCATTGGTGCGTTCTGTTGGTCTTAGATTTTCGCCATACAAATGCGCATGAAAGCGTTGGTAATATTGTTCCAAATCTTCTACCATCTGCTTTTTGGTGCTTATTGCTCCCATAAAACTTACACAAATCCCGAACTCTTCTGGATTTAACATGGTAAATCGTAAAGCTCCGAATCCTCCCATGGACATTCCCATAACAATGGTATTTTGTACAGATTTGGTCACAGCATATCGTTTTTTCATTTCAGGAATAAATTCTGAGATGAACATGGTCGCATATTTCTCTTTACCGGCATAGTCATCCATGTACCAAGATTTGCCGCCGTTGGGAAAGATTATGATGGTCTCCGGGAAATGTCCTTTACCAATTAAAGAATCAATTTTTCGGGAAATACCTTTGCTATGGTCGCTATTGTTATTTCCCCCGAATCCATGTAAGAAGTATAGGGTTGGATAGGTTTTTAAAGTATCGTAATTGGGAGGTAAATAGACGTTGTACTTCACTCCTCTGTTTAAAACTTCACTTTGCACTGTTTGATTTTCAAAAAGTGTTCCTTCCTGACTAAAAATAGGGCTGTGTATACAGAGGACGAAAAATATTACAATGCATCTATAATTCATAAGCTGATATAATGGAATAAAGTCGCACTTGAAGTAACTGCTCCATGTATCGGTCACCAACGAAGTTCGTTGATTCCAAGATAGTTATCAAGCGCTTTCTACATGATTTGCACGAAAGTTTTTAACAGGATAGTTTGCGGTTCTGTGGTTTATCCTTTGGTACCCTTTATGGGGAGAAGTTTCCTTATCCTCTTATTATAGCCTTCTATGGTATCTCCTTATCGTCATTTAGATACCAAAACGTTCCTTTAAGGCTTCCGTTAGTATGGCATAGCCTTTTAATAAATCTTTCTTTTCGGCACCGATTCCTATTCTAAAATGCTTATCCATCCCATATACATCTCCCGCCAGAATAAATACGCCTTTTTCCAAACGTAACCAATCCGAAAGTTCGGTAGAATTAATCGGGAATTTGTATTTAATAAATACCATACCTCCGGCTTTTGGTGGTACAAACTCAATAAGGTCTTTATATTGTTTGGCCCATTCCGTCGTAACTTTTAGGTTCTCGTTAAGCATGGTAATGTTACGGTTCAGTATCTTTTTACGCATTTCCGGTTGCAAGGCTATTTCTCCAATTTTATGACTTAAGATTCCTGCGGTTATGGACGTGTAATCGTGATAGGCCCACGTATCTGCAATTAGCGCTTTAGGCCCTATTAACCAGCCTAAACGTAGACCTGGCAATGCATAGGCTTTAGATAAACCGCCGTTGACCATGACCTTATCGTACATTCCGTAAAAGCTAGGTCCTTCTACACCGTCTAAACCTGCTCCTTTGTACACTTCATCACAATAAATCCAAGCACCGTACTTTTTGGCTATAGCAACGATAGCTGCCATTTCTTCATCCGTAAGTACATAACCTGTTGGGTTGTTCGGGTTACACAAGGCTATCATCTTTGTTTTAGCACTCATTTGCGCTTCTAGTTCTTTTAAATCGGGCTGCCAGCCGTTTTCTTCAACCAGATGAAATTTCTTTGGCGTACATCCCATTTCTTCTACAATGCCCCAAATCTGCATGTAGTTGGGCACCATCATCACCACTTCGTCCCCTTTTTCTAGCAAGGTGTGGCAAGCAATGAAATTAGCTTCCGCAGAGCCATTGGTTACCAGCACATTGTCATCGTCTCCAATAGGGTAGAGGTTGG
This genomic window from Maribacter sp. MJ134 contains:
- a CDS encoding alpha/beta hydrolase gives rise to the protein MNYRCIVIFFVLCIHSPIFSQEGTLFENQTVQSEVLNRGVKYNVYLPPNYDTLKTYPTLYFLHGFGGNNNSDHSKGISRKIDSLIGKGHFPETIIIFPNGGKSWYMDDYAGKEKYATMFISEFIPEMKKRYAVTKSVQNTIVMGMSMGGFGALRFTMLNPEEFGICVSFMGAISTKKQMVEDLEQYYQRFHAHLYGENLRPTERTNEVYMNNNPRYIAEKIDAEILKRKKWYIQTCDNDFHSLPNAELHVVFHKKKVEHEFRVTDGAHNKTCVANSMSDALDFVKSNLKDEE
- a CDS encoding aminotransferase class I/II-fold pyridoxal phosphate-dependent enzyme; this encodes MNIRTFDLERIQSLYENTVPINLTESGFHPYTLEELLTAEQIKMLTTTVLGYGQTNGSIPLRKAITNLYPIGDDDNVLVTNGSAEANFIACHTLLEKGDEVVMMVPNYMQIWGIVEEMGCTPKKFHLVEENGWQPDLKELEAQMSAKTKMIALCNPNNPTGYVLTDEEMAAIVAIAKKYGAWIYCDEVYKGAGLDGVEGPSFYGMYDKVMVNGGLSKAYALPGLRLGWLIGPKALIADTWAYHDYTSITAGILSHKIGEIALQPEMRKKILNRNITMLNENLKVTTEWAKQYKDLIEFVPPKAGGMVFIKYKFPINSTELSDWLRLEKGVFILAGDVYGMDKHFRIGIGAEKKDLLKGYAILTEALKERFGI